In Mercurialis annua linkage group LG5, ddMerAnnu1.2, whole genome shotgun sequence, a single genomic region encodes these proteins:
- the LOC126681715 gene encoding 30S ribosomal protein S14, chloroplastic — translation MARKSLIQREKKRQKLEQKYHLIRRSSKKEISKVPSLSDKWEIHGKLQSPPRNSAPTRLHRRCFSTGRPRENYRDFGLSGHVLREMVHACLLPGATRSNMVEGRIQSLFVH, via the exons ATGGCAAGGAAAAGTTTGATTCAGCGGGAGAAGAAGAGGCAAAAATTGGAACAAAAATATCATTTGATTCGTCGATCctcaaaaaaagaaataagCAAAGTTCCGTCGTTAAGTGATAAATGGGAAATTCATGGAAAGTTACAATCCCCACCACGAAACAGTGCACCGACACGTCTTCATCGACGTTGTTTTTCAACCGGAAGACCGAGAGAAAACTACCGAGACTTTGGACTATCCGGACACGTACTTCGTGAAATGGTTCATGCATGTTTGTTACCGGGAGCAACAAGATCGA ATATGGTAGAAGGGCGCATTCAATCTTTATTTGTCCATTAG
- the LOC126681717 gene encoding ATP synthase protein MI25-like produces the protein MRLSSTNMQARKMLFAAILFICALSLKKISIYNEEMIVARCFIGFIIFSRKSLGNTFKVTFDGRVQAIREESQQFPNPNEVVPPESNEQQRLLRISLRICGTVVESLLMARCAPKCEKTVQVLLCRNLNVKSATLSNATSSRRIRLQDDLVTGFHFSVSERFFPGCTLKASIVELIREGMVVLRMVRVGGSLKNKED, from the coding sequence ATGAGATTGAGTTCCACGAATATGCAGGCTAGAAAGATGTTATTTGCTGCTATTCTATTTATTTGTGCATTAAGTTTGAAGAAGATCTCAATCTATAATGAAGAAATGATAGTAGCTCGTTGTTTTATAGGCTTTATCATATTCAGTCGGAAGAGTTTAGGTAATACTTTCAAAGTGACTTTCGATGGGAGAGTCCAGGCTATTCGGGAAGAATCGCAACAATTTCCCAATCCTAACGAAGTAGTTCCTCCGGAATCCAATGAACAACAACGATTACTTAGGATCAGCTTGCGAATTTGTGGCACCGTAGTGGAATCATTACTAATGGCACGCTGTGCGCCTAAGTGTGAAAAGACAGTGCAAGTTTTGTTATGCCGAAACCTAAATGTTAAGTCAGCAACACTTTCAAATGCCACTTCTTCCCGTCGCATCCGTCTTCAGGACGATCTAGTCACAGGGTTTCACTTCTCAGTGAGTGAAAGATTTTTCCCCGGGTGTACGTTGAAAGCTTCTATAGTAGAACTTATTCGAGAGGGCATGGTGGTCTTAAGAATGGTTCGGGTGGGGGGTTCTCTTAAGAATAAAGAAGATTAA